In a genomic window of Apteryx mantelli isolate bAptMan1 chromosome 2, bAptMan1.hap1, whole genome shotgun sequence:
- the CCN3 gene encoding CCN family member 3 translates to MLPGGGQRLPLLPLPLLLLCQVSGREPACPRPCGAPCPAEPPRCAPGVPAVLDGCSCCLVCARQRGESCSPLLPCDESSGLYCDRGPEDGGATGICMVLEGDTCVFDGAIYRNGETFQPSCKYQCTCRDGQIGCLPRCNLDLLLPGPDCPFPRKVEVPGECCEKWVCDPKDQVILGGFAMAAYRQEATLGIDVSDSSANCIEQTTEWSACSKSCGMGFSSRVTNRNQQCEMVKQTRLCMMRPCENEEPSDKKGKKCIRTKKSLKAVRFEYKNCTSVQAYKPRYCGLCNDGRCCTPHNTKTIQVEFRCPYGKVLKKPMMLINTCVCHSNCPQSNNAFFQPLDLTSSEAKI, encoded by the exons aTGCTgccgggcggcgggcagcgcctgcccctgctgccgctgccgctgctgctgctgtgccag GTGAGCGGCCGGGAGCCGGCCTGCCCGCGGCCGTGCGGCGCGCCGTGcccggcggagccgccgcgctgcgccccggggGTGCCCGCCGTCCTGGacggctgctcctgctgcctggtgTGCGCCCGGCAGCGCGGCGAGAGCTGCTCCCCGCTGCTGCCCTGCGACGAGAGCAGCGGCCTCTACTGCGACCGCGGCCCCGAGGACGGCGGCGCCACCGGCATCTGCATGG TGCTGGAGGGGGACACGTGCGTGTTCGACGGGGCGATCTACCGGAACGGGGAGACCTTCCAGCCCAGCTGCAAGTACCAGTGCACCTGCCGCGACGGGCAGATCGGCTGCCTGCCCCGCTGCAACCTGGACCTGCTGCTCCCCGGCCCCGACTGCCCCTTCCCAAGGAAAGTCGAGGTGCCCGGAGAGTGCTGCGAGAAGTGGGTCTGCGACCCCAAAGACCAAGTGATTTTGGGAGGCTTTGCTATGGCCG CATACAGACAGGAGGCCACACTGGGGATCGATGTGTCCGATTCAAGTGCCAATTGCATTGAGCAGACAACAGAATGGAGTGCTTGTTCCAAAAGCTGTGGCATGGGCTTTTCCAGTCGGGTTACCAACAGAAATCAACAGTGCGAGATGGTGAAGCAGACACGGCTTTGCATGATGAGACCTTGTGAAAATGAAGAGCCATCTGATAAG aaagggaaaaaatgtatcCGAACAAAGAAGTCCCTGAAAGCTGTTCGCTTTGAGTACAAGAACTGCACAAGTGTGCAGGCATACAAACCTCGTTACTGTGGCCTCTGCAATGACGGGCGATGCTGCACCCCACATAACACCAAAACAATCCAGGTCGAGTTCCGCTGTCCTTATGGCAAGGTCTTAAAAAAGCCAATGATGTTGATCAACACCTGTGTTTGTCATAGTAACTGTCCTCAGAGCAACAATGCTTTCTTCCAGCCATTAGATCTAACATCTAGTGAAGCAAAAATATGA